GGATCACCCGCTTCCAGGCGGTTGGCTACGCCGAGGGGTGCCTCGTGGCGAGCCACCTCGCGGTGCGCTCGGACAGCGCCGGCGGTGGCGCCCCCCTGCCGGGGCGGCGGGAGGCCGACGAGGTCGGCTCGCTGGTGCTCGTCAGCGCCGACGACCGCGACGGGGTGCCCCACGGCAGCGAGATCGCCGCGGCGCTGCGGGACCGGGCGTCGCGGGTGTGGCATCCGGAGGCGGCCGAGGCGCTCGCTCGCGCACGCTCGGACCGCCGCCACCACCTGCCGACGCTGGCCGTGTGGGCGGGGCGCGCCGCCTGGCCGGCCGCCCCCCGCCTCGGCGCGCTGCGCATCCCCGTGCTGCTCGGCGTGGGGGCCGACGACGAGCGCCGCGCCAGGGCGCCGCGCCTCGCCCAGCTCTTCCACGACGCCCGCCTCGTCACCGTGCCGGGAGACCGCCGGAGCGCCCTGTCCGCGCCCGAGCTGCGCGCCACGGTGGCTGCCTTTCTCACCGACCACGCGGGCCGTCCATGACGGCGCGGCGGGTGGCGCTCGTCGCCGTGGGCCTGCCCCTCGCGGCGGTCGCGCTGCTCGGGGCGCAGGTCGTCTACGCCTCACGAGTCGACCGCCCGGACCTCCACCCGACCTACGAGGTGGCGACCGGGGTCGACGTGCCGGGGTCCGGCCCCCCGCTGCGTCTGGTCGTCCTCGGGGACTCCACCGCCGCCGGCGTGGGCTCGCCGACGATCGAGGGCTCGCTGCCGGCGCTCATCGCCGAGCGCGTCGCCGGCGCCCTCCACCGGTCGGTCGACGTCGTCGGCCACGGCGTGTCGGGAGCGCGGACGGCCGACATCCTCGACGAGCAGGTGCCGCTGCTCACCGACACACCGGCGGACGTCCTCGTCATCTCGGTCGGCTCGAACGACGTCACGCACGTCACGCCGCCGTGGACGCTCGCGCGCAGGACCACCGAGCTGCTCACCGCAGCCCGCGAAGCCGTCCCCGGCACGCCGGTCGTGCTCGCCGGCATCCCGCTGTTCGAAGGCACCCCCCGCCTGCCCGTGCCCCTGCGGTGGATCGTCATCGCCTACGCGAGGCCGCTGCGCAACGCTCAGCGCACCGCAGCCCTCGAGGTCCCCGGCGTGCGCTACGCCGACATCGCCAGGGACGCAAGCCCGCGCTTCCGCGGGGTGCCCGACGCGATGAGCGCCGACGGCTACCACCCCTCGCCGGTCGGCTACGGCTTCTGGGCCGACGCGATCGCGGCCGAGGTCACCGCCGCCGTGGGCGCCGTCAGGCGATCGTGACGTCCTCGCACAGGTAGACGTCCTGGATGGCGTTGAGCAGGGCGACGCCCTCGTCGAGGGGACGCTGGAAGGCCTTGCGCCCGCTGATGAGCCCGATGCCGCCGGCGCGCTTGTTCACCACCGCCGTACGGACCGCCTCTGCGAGGTCCGAGGCGCCCGAGGAGGCGCCGCCGGAGTTGATGAGCGGCGAGCGGCCGTTGTAGCAGTTGACGACCTGGTAGCGGCACAGGTCGATCGGGTGGTCGCTCGTGAGGTCGGAGTAGACCCGGTCGTGGGTCTTGCCGAAGCTGCCCTTGCCCGCGACGGTCCGGAACCCGCCGTTGTTCTCCGGCAGCTTCTGCTTGATGATGTCCGCCTGGATCGTCACGCCGAGGTGGTTCGCCTGGCCGGTGAGGTCAGCGGCCGCATGGTAGTCGGTGCCGTCGACCTTGAACGCGGAGCTGCGCAGGTAGCACCACAGCACGGTGAACATGCCGAGCTCGTGGGCCTCGGCGAACGCCTCGCTGACCTCCATGATCTGGCGGGCGGACTCGGGACTGCCGAAGTACACCGTCGCCCCCACTCCCGCCGCGCCCATGTCGAACGCCTGCCGGGGGGTGCCAAAGAAGATCTGGTCGTAGCGGTTGGGGTGGCTGAGCAGCTCGTTGTGGTTGAGCTTGGCGATGAACGGGATGCGGTGCGCCCACCGCCGGCTCACCGCGCCGAGCACCCCGATCGTCGACGCGACGGCGTTGCAGCCGCCCTCGACGGCCAGGCGCAGGATGTTCTCCGGATCGAAGTAGCTGGGGCACGGGGCGAAGCTGGCGGCCCCGGAGTGCTCGACGCCCTGGTCCACCGGCAGGATGGAGATGTAGCCGGTGCCCGCGAGGCGCCCGGTGTCGAGCAGCGCCTGGAAGTTGCGGAGCACCCGAGGGTTGCGGTCGGTCGCGGCCATCACGCGGTCGACGAAGTCGGGGCCGGGCAGGTGGAGCAGCGACGCGTCGACGGTGCCCGACTTGTGCTGCAGCAACGACTCGGCCTCGCCGCCGAGCAGCTCGGCGATCCGGTCGACGGCGCCGGTGGCGGTCGTGGTCATTGTCGGCTCGTTCCTTCCCCGGTCCCCCGGTCCTGCGGTTGGTCCGCACACCCTACCCAACCGCGCCGCGGGTAGCCGCCCGACGGGCCGCGGCGTAGGATCCCCGCTCGGGCAGCAGCAGTCGCGCGCGAGATCGGGATACCCACCTCATGGCCGTCATCAAGACCATCGACCTCGTCGGCGTGTCCGCGGTGTCGTGGCGCGACGCCGCGACGAAGGCGCTCGAGGAGGCCGGCAAGACCCTCCGCGGCATCGAGGGTTTCGACGTCCTGGATACCTCCGCGACCGTCGTCGACAACGAGATCGACGAGTACCACACGCACGTCCGCATCCGCTTCCGTCTGGAGCGCTAGTGCCGCCCGCCACCCGCACCCCGACGAGCGGACGGGCGCTCGTCCTCGTCGGCACCCAGTGGGGCGACGAGGGCAAGGGCAAGGCGACCGACCTGCTCGCCGACGACGTCGGCTTCGTCGTGCGCTACCAGGGGGGCAACAACGCCGGGCACACGATCATCGTCGGCGACCGCACGCTGAAGCTCCATCTCGTTCCGAGCGGCGTCATGTACCCCGACGTCGTCCCGGTCATCGGCGACGGGGTCGTCCTCGACCCGGGGGTCCTGCTCACCGAGCTCGACGAGCTCGTCGAGCAGGGCCTCGACGTGTCGCGCCTGAAGATCAGCGGCAACGCCCACCTCATCATGCCCTATCACCGGGAGCTCGACCGGGTCACCGAGCGCTACCTCGGCAGGCAGAAGCTCGGGACCACGAAGCGGGGGATCGGCCCCGCCTACGCCGACAAGGCCGCCCGGGTGGGTTTGCGCGTGCAGGACCTCTACGACATGAAGATCTTCCGCCAGAAGCTCGACGTCGTGCTGAAGGAGAAGAACGCGGTCCTGTCGCGGGTCTACAACCGCCTGCCCATGACCGCCTCCGACATCGAGACGGAGTACGCGGTCTACGCCGAGCGCCTGCGTCCGTACATCACCGACACGGTCAGCCTGCTCCACGATGCGCTCGAGCGCGGCGAGACGATCCTGCTCGAGGGCGCCCAGGGGACCCTGCTCGACCTCGACCACGGCACCTATCCGTTCGTGACGTCGTCCAACCCTGTGGCCGGCGGGGCGCTCACCGGGGCCGGGCTCGGCCCGAAGGACGTCGACCGGGTGATCGGCGTCACGAAGGCCTACGTCACGCGCGTCGGGGCCGGGCCGTTCCCGACCGAGCTGTCCGGCGACGTCGCCGAGCGCCTCACGAAGGTCGGCCAGGAGTTCGGCACCACGACGGGGCGGCGGCGGCGGGTCGGCTGGTTCGACGCGGTGCTCGCCCGCTACGCCGCCCGCGTGAACGGGCTCACCGAGCACTTCCTCACCAAGCTCGACGTGCTGAGCGAGTTCGACACCCTGCGGGTGTGCCGCGCGTACCGCTACCAGGGTGAGGACTACGACCACTTCCCGCCGCACCAGTCGATCTTCCACCACGCCGAGCCGGTCTACGAGGAGCACCCGGGCTGGAAGGTCGACATCACCGAGGTCCGTGAGTTCGGGGACCTGCCGAAGGAGGCCCAGGCGTACGTCGACCGGCTCGAGGAGCTGGCCGGGGTGCCCATCCGGTGGGTGTCGGTCGGTCCGGCCCGCCGCCAGACGCTCGAACGGCGGCCGTGAGGGTCCTCGTGCTGGGCGGGGGTGGGCGCGAGCACGCCCTGTGCTGGGCGCTGCGCCGCTCGGCGTCGGTCGACGCCGTCCTGTGCGCCCCCGGCAACGCCGGCATCGCGGAGGTCGCCACGCTGCACCCCGTCGACCCCACCGACGTCGGCGCGGTCGTGGCGCTGGCCCGCGACGAGCGCTGCGACCTCGTCGTCGTCGGTCCCGAGGCACCGCTCGTGGCGGGTGTCGCCGACGCCCTGTCCGCCGCCGGCGTGCCCGTCTTCGGCCCGAGCGCCGCCGCAGCGCGCATCGAGGGCTCGAAGGCGTTCGCCAAGGACGTCATGGCCGCCGCGGGCGTGCCCACCGGCGGCTACTGGACCGGAACCGACCTCGCGGAGGCCCGGCGCGCGCTCGACCGGTTCGCCGCACCCTACGTCGTCAAGGCTGACGGGCTCGCGGCCGGCAAAGGCGTGCGTGTGTGCGCCGACCGGGCCGAGGCCGAGGCCGCGATCGACGCCGCCCTCGTCGACCGGGCGTTCGGCGACGCCGGCGCCCGGCTTGTCATCGAGGAGTTCCTCGACGGCGCGGAGCTGTCGGTGTTCGTGCTCTGCGGGCAGGGGCAGGCGCACCTGCTCGGCGAGGCGCAGGACTTCAAGCGCGCGCTGGACGGCGATCGGGGGCTGAACACCGGGGGCATGGGCGCCTACTCGCCGGTGCCGGTCTGGACGGGGGACCTCCAGCGGGTGGTGGTCGAGCGGATCTTCCAGCCGACGCTCGACGAGCTGGCCCGCCGCGGCACCCCGTATGTGGGGGTGCTCTACGGCGGCCTCATGCTGACGGCCGACGGCCCCAAGGTCTTCGAGTTCAACGCCCGCTTCGGCGACCCGGAGGCGCAGGTGCTGCTGCCGCGGTTCGACGGGGATCTCGGCCGCCTGCTCGCCTGCTGCGCCGGAGCGGGGGTCGAGCCCGGGGTCTGGAGGTGGAGCCCGCAGGCGTGCGTGACCGTCGTGCTCGCCTCGGGCGGCTACCCCGGGGCGTACGCGACCGGCAAGCCTATCGCCGGGCTCGAGGACGCCGCCGCCCTGCCCGACGTGCGGGTCTTCCACGCCGGCACCCGCCGCGACGGCGACGCCGTCGTGACGGCCGGCGGGCGGGTCCTTGCGGTCTCGGGGCTCGGCGGCACGATCGCGGAGGCGCGGGTGGCCGCCTACCGAGGCGCCGACGCCATCAGGTTCGAGGGGCTGCACCGCCGCGAGGACATCGCCGCCCAGCCGACCCGCTGAAGCGGCCGGGGGCGACCGCAGGAGCCTCGAGGCCTTCGCGCAGCAGCTCCGGCAGGCGTCGGGCGGGCCACCCCGCGGGCCCGTGGTTGAATCGGGGGCCGGACCGGCCCGGAGGACGCCCTCGATGATCCCGCGCTACACCCTGCCCGAGATGGGGGCGCTTTGGACCGACGAGGCGAAGCTCGCCACGTGGGTCGAGGTGGAGGTGCTCGCCTGTGCCGCACACGCGGAGCTCGGGATCGTGCCGGCCGACGACCTCGCCGCGATCCGCCGCGGCCGCCCCCCGACCCCGCAGCGGGTGCGGGAGATCGAGGCGGACACCAACCACGACGTCATCGCCTTCC
The sequence above is drawn from the Egibacteraceae bacterium genome and encodes:
- a CDS encoding dodecin family protein, translating into MAVIKTIDLVGVSAVSWRDAATKALEEAGKTLRGIEGFDVLDTSATVVDNEIDEYHTHVRIRFRLER
- a CDS encoding adenylosuccinate synthase; amino-acid sequence: MPPATRTPTSGRALVLVGTQWGDEGKGKATDLLADDVGFVVRYQGGNNAGHTIIVGDRTLKLHLVPSGVMYPDVVPVIGDGVVLDPGVLLTELDELVEQGLDVSRLKISGNAHLIMPYHRELDRVTERYLGRQKLGTTKRGIGPAYADKAARVGLRVQDLYDMKIFRQKLDVVLKEKNAVLSRVYNRLPMTASDIETEYAVYAERLRPYITDTVSLLHDALERGETILLEGAQGTLLDLDHGTYPFVTSSNPVAGGALTGAGLGPKDVDRVIGVTKAYVTRVGAGPFPTELSGDVAERLTKVGQEFGTTTGRRRRVGWFDAVLARYAARVNGLTEHFLTKLDVLSEFDTLRVCRAYRYQGEDYDHFPPHQSIFHHAEPVYEEHPGWKVDITEVREFGDLPKEAQAYVDRLEELAGVPIRWVSVGPARRQTLERRP
- a CDS encoding SGNH/GDSL hydrolase family protein, with amino-acid sequence MTARRVALVAVGLPLAAVALLGAQVVYASRVDRPDLHPTYEVATGVDVPGSGPPLRLVVLGDSTAAGVGSPTIEGSLPALIAERVAGALHRSVDVVGHGVSGARTADILDEQVPLLTDTPADVLVISVGSNDVTHVTPPWTLARRTTELLTAAREAVPGTPVVLAGIPLFEGTPRLPVPLRWIVIAYARPLRNAQRTAALEVPGVRYADIARDASPRFRGVPDAMSADGYHPSPVGYGFWADAIAAEVTAAVGAVRRS
- a CDS encoding class I fructose-bisphosphate aldolase yields the protein MTTTATGAVDRIAELLGGEAESLLQHKSGTVDASLLHLPGPDFVDRVMAATDRNPRVLRNFQALLDTGRLAGTGYISILPVDQGVEHSGAASFAPCPSYFDPENILRLAVEGGCNAVASTIGVLGAVSRRWAHRIPFIAKLNHNELLSHPNRYDQIFFGTPRQAFDMGAAGVGATVYFGSPESARQIMEVSEAFAEAHELGMFTVLWCYLRSSAFKVDGTDYHAAADLTGQANHLGVTIQADIIKQKLPENNGGFRTVAGKGSFGKTHDRVYSDLTSDHPIDLCRYQVVNCYNGRSPLINSGGASSGASDLAEAVRTAVVNKRAGGIGLISGRKAFQRPLDEGVALLNAIQDVYLCEDVTIA
- the purD gene encoding phosphoribosylamine--glycine ligase; the protein is MRVLVLGGGGREHALCWALRRSASVDAVLCAPGNAGIAEVATLHPVDPTDVGAVVALARDERCDLVVVGPEAPLVAGVADALSAAGVPVFGPSAAAARIEGSKAFAKDVMAAAGVPTGGYWTGTDLAEARRALDRFAAPYVVKADGLAAGKGVRVCADRAEAEAAIDAALVDRAFGDAGARLVIEEFLDGAELSVFVLCGQGQAHLLGEAQDFKRALDGDRGLNTGGMGAYSPVPVWTGDLQRVVVERIFQPTLDELARRGTPYVGVLYGGLMLTADGPKVFEFNARFGDPEAQVLLPRFDGDLGRLLACCAGAGVEPGVWRWSPQACVTVVLASGGYPGAYATGKPIAGLEDAAALPDVRVFHAGTRRDGDAVVTAGGRVLAVSGLGGTIAEARVAAYRGADAIRFEGLHRREDIAAQPTR
- a CDS encoding alpha/beta fold hydrolase, which codes for MTILAWQRGGTPQGPAVVLLHAWASDGLRDWEATGWVDRLAPAGFDVLVPDLPGHGESADVLLPPDAESAAWTASALASDLAALGITRFQAVGYAEGCLVASHLAVRSDSAGGGAPLPGRREADEVGSLVLVSADDRDGVPHGSEIAAALRDRASRVWHPEAAEALARARSDRRHHLPTLAVWAGRAAWPAAPRLGALRIPVLLGVGADDERRARAPRLAQLFHDARLVTVPGDRRSALSAPELRATVAAFLTDHAGRP